Part of the Deltaproteobacteria bacterium genome, CCACGCGCCGGGCTAACGTAAAGACGCGCTTGGCCACCGAAAGCTGGACGCCCGCGGCTATGTCTGCTGGCGGATGGCGCTTGTAGAGGAGGCTGACCAGTTCCGATTCGGCGAAGACGGTGCACTGGCTGGTGACGGGAACCACCTTCTTGGCCTTCAAGCTGAGCTCCGAGAACTGGTCCAGGGTAACGTCGAAGGTGCGCACCACGGCCTCGTAGAACCGGCCCGTTCCGGCGGCGCACTTGTCGTTCATGGCGAATTCCAGCACGCTTCCGTCGTCGTTCAAGGCTATGGCCTTAACGTCCTGGCCGCCGATGTCCACTATGGTGCGCACTCCTGGGTCCATGTAATGCGCGCCTACGGCGTGGCAGGTGATTTCCGAGACGTTCTCGTTGGCGAAGGGCACCTCGTTTCTGCCGTAGCCCGTGCCCACGAGGTAGGATATATCCCGGACGTCCAGGCCCTCCACCTGGCCCGCCGCCATTTCAAGCACTTCCCGGCCCGTTTCGATGGGGTCGATCTTGCTTCTTATGAGGGCGCTAGCAACCACCTTGCCCGATGCGTTCAGAATCACGGCCTTGCCGGTGGTGGAGCCTAAATCGCAACCTGCAAAATATTTCGGCATAGTACACCTTTCCATAATTATTGGCCTGTCTAAAAAACGCGAATTGCTGTGTCATGCTTCAAAGCCAATTCCGCCACGTACTTTTAGTACGCTTGCTCATTGGCTTTTCGCACTCCTTGCACTTCATCGTTTTTATCCAGGCTTCGTATCCAGGCGTTCGACAGGCTGATTATGGCGGGGCCTGGTTCCGGTAAAGCCCCGTGTTTTTATGTCGGTCCGGTTTATCCCAACTGGGAAAAATTTGCAAAAACAGCCTTCGGGTCGGCCTATTTGCTTGGCTCGGCCTTGATGACGGTTTCCATGAAGCCTTCGGCCTGCTTGCGGATTTCGGCGGGGGAGACCACCCGCGTGTCCGAAAGGTCGTACTGAATGATGAGAAGCGGGATTCCGCGCTCCCTGCACTTTTCCCGGAACATGCCATTCAGGGCCATGGTGTTCTTGCAGCCCATGTGCCCGGCCATCCAGATCATGTCCAGGTTGAAGCGTTCGTAGAGATCGAAGAGGTCCGTAAAGAAGTTGGTCTGGGGGCCCCTGGTGTGCCGGGCCATGGGGCCCTGCATGATGATTCGGGAAAGGCCCTCCATTATGGTCTGGGGGCTTTTCGTATCGATGTAGGGGTGGCGGTTGTACGAGATCATGTCCATGAGGGTGACGACCCCGTAGCGCTGCTCGGCCCAGGCGATGAGCTCCGGGTAGACCAGGGTGGGCGGGTTCCACAGGGCGGCCCGGAAGCGCTCGTTGTGAAGCGCGCCGCCCTCTGCCCGTATGCGTTTGGCCATGTCCACCATGGTTTTCATGTATTCGGTGCAGGCGGGCCTCCCCGGCATGGCCACCATGAAGATCATGTGCCCCAGGTACAGGGCCTCGCCCGCCAGGGGCGCGGGTTTTTCCCGGATGAGGTCCCATAGCTCCATCTGGTATTCCACCGAGCGGTTGCGTTCGTCGCAGATTTCCTTCAGGCGGTCCCAGTCCATGCGGCCCGGAGTGTTGGCCTCCAGCCACTTTACGGCCCGGAAAAGCTCGTCGGCGAAGTACTTCGTGCTTCGCTCGTCGTAGAAGTTGTAGGGAACGTCCAGGCGGAAGGTGGGGACGTTGAGTTCCCGCTCAAGGACGGTGTAGCAGCTCATGCCGCCGTCGCAGGGCATGTTGGACGTGAGAATGGCGGCGGGCCTCGGCATTTCTCCCTTCAAGGCAAGGCCCATGGTGGCCTTGGGAAGGCTGCATATGTCGGGAGGGGTCCCGGCGTTTTCCGAGACGTCTATGTAGCGCTCGGCGAAATCCGAGCGGATGAGCGGCCCCATGATGCCCAAAAGCTCGGCCATCCAGGGATTCAAGCCCATTGCGTAGATTATTTCGGGCGGAACCAGGTCCTCGTGCATGACGGTGTATTCGGGCCGGGTGAAGACCCCCTCAAGGGTCTCGGTTATGGCCTTCACCACCCTTGAAAGGGCCATTGCGCTCGCCTGGCGGTAGAGGCCCTCGCGTCCCTTGGTGGACATGTCGAAGAGGGTGCCGCAGTCCAGAAGAACCTTGAGCCAGGGCTTGGACCTCAAATGCCCCAGCATGGTGAGCGGCCCAACCCTCAATCCCATGTTCGCTATGTGGCCGTATGCCTCAGCCTTATAATATAGCGTGCGGGCCTGCTCCATGGGGCTGACCCTTGCGCCCTTGAGATCGTATATGCTCATGACCTTTTCCTGTATCCCGCTTCGGGTTTCATCCCCAATTAAAATTCTTTTAAGGCCAGCGCAGACAGGCTGATCAAAAACGATGAAATGCAAGGAAGAGGAAAGCGGGCGGGGAGGAATAGTACTTGCCGTACATGACGACCCGCCCGCTTTGCTCTGACACAGCAGTTCGCGTTTTTGGACAGCCTGTCACTTGCCCATGCTTTCCATAAAGGCCTGGACTCTGGTCTGCAGTTGCCCCTCGCTTCCCAGTGAATATTCCCGCTCCAGGCGCAGAACCGGTATTTTGGCCTTTCTGAGGGCGTTGATCATGGGGCTCGCCTCAACGCCCCAGGTGTCGCAGAACTTCATGGTTTCCAGCACCACGCCGTCAACCCGGAACTCTTTTGCCGCCGCGATGATCTCCTCGACCCTGGTGTCGAACTCCTCCATCATGCGGGGGCAGCTTATGTTGGAGAGGCTGCGCCGGGCAAGGACCGTGAGGGGGTCGCCTTCGTCGTCTATGGGGGCAAGGGCCGGGATGGAGCCTGTACAGGTGCGGTCCCCAACCACGAGCGCCCCGGTGGACTCGATCACCCTTATGTAGTGCGGATCGTCGCAATGGCTTCCGGCCATGAGGAGGCGCGCCCGGTAGTCGTCTATGCCGGGGGCGTTCCGGGCTGTTTCGTAGAAAACCCGCAGATGGGGGATGATGAGGTCCGTGGGCGACGAGGAGGCTGCGGCGATCAGGGCCTGGAACATGGCCCCGGTGAGCGGCGGGTGGTCGCGCTTCCTCAAATCCGAAATGTCGCGCATGAGGGCGAGATATTCGTTGTGGGCGTCTATGGCGCGGGACAGGGCCGCGTCGTCGGTGACCACGTTGAACTTGTCGGCGAGCTTTTCCGCCAGCATGGAAAGCTCTTCGCGCATCCACTGGACAGCCGCCTCGCTCCTCTTGTGGGGGACGTCCAGGATATGAATGAAATCCGGGTGTTCCAGGTAGTCCAGGTTGTCGTACAGGCGGCGCATGTGATCGCAGCTTGCGGTGAAGACCCAGCCGTTGATGCTGGAAAAGGTGCCTTCCAGCACGAACTCCAGGATGCTTCTTACCGTGGAGCATATGACGTTTGAAAGGTAGGTGTCGGCCATGGGCGTGCCGGAAACACCGGGGGCGCGCACCCTTACGCCGAAAAGGCCCTCCACGTTCAGCAAGGGTTCGGGAACGAATGAGCAGGTATAGGCTATGGCCTTGCGGTCGGCCTCCTGGGCCTTGTCCACCAGGGGGCTTATGGGCGAGTCGACGATGTCGTTGATCAGGCGTGGAAGGCTCACGGGCTGCTTCATGGTTTCCTCGTTTTCATGCCTTGATGATTTTTGATATCCACCGATTTCATCGCATTTTTTAGCTCAGGGGGCCAGTTTCAGGGCAATTTTCCGCGCGGCCTCAAGGGCCGGGTTGTCCGGGGGCAGTTCCCACAGGGGGCGTCCCCGGCGGTCGAAGTCCCTCACCTCTCCGTCTTCGGGGATAAGCCCAAGGATTTCCACGTTTTCGGGGAGGTCGAGGCCCTGGGCATCCGGGGCGCGGTTGACCGCCACCGCCAGCTTTTCGGGCCCCACCATCTGAAGGATGATATTTATGGTGTCCCGGCTCCGGCTCGATCCGTCGGAAACCGCGATCACCTTCGTCACCCTTCTTGTGACCTGCCTGCTTATCTGCTCAAGGCCCGCCTCCGCGTCTATGAGAACGAAGGAAAAGGGCGTGACCAGAAGGTCTATTGCTTCGCGCAAAAGGGTGTTGGCCGGGCAGAAGCAGCCCTTTTCGTCCATGCGGCCCATTGCCAGAAGGGCGTAGCCGTCCCGCTCCAGAAGGGCTTCCATGACGAGATAATCCAGGTCGCGGGCCAGGCTTTCCTTCTGTTTGGGGTCGCCGCTCCGGGCCGCCCTTATCATGGCCTCGCGGGCCCCGGCCAGGGTGGTTTTCACCGTCTGGCCAGTGGCCGAAACCAGGCCGCCAGCAGGGTCGGCGTCTATGAGAAGAAGGGGCTTAACTTCCAAGTCCAGGAGAGCGCGGCCCAGCATGGCGCAGAAGGCGGTCTTGCCCACGCCGCCCTTGCCGCAGACCGAGATGATGGGCTTTTCCTCAGCCATTATGGTTCCTTTACGACCGTCAAAAAACGCGAACACAGGTGTCGTTTACGGGCATTATCCGGGCGTATATCCCGGCGGCAAAGTCCGGCCCATGAAACGGGCGCGCTATCTTTTCGATTCCCGGCGGGCGATCACCACGTCGCGCAGGGTGTCGCAGACCGGCTTTTCCTCGCAGGTTTCGCAGTTGAGCTCGGTGCATTCCACCGTGCCGTCCAGTCCCAGGACCAGTTTCTTGTGCTGGCCGGAAAAGATTTTCGACTCCACGGATATGGGGCCAAGCTCCTCCACCGCCTCGCGGCTTCGGGTGACGAAGATGGTCTCCACGGCCAGCACGCCCGGAAAATCGCGGGCAAGGGAGGCGTTCATGGCCGAGCCCACCGAGAAAAGGTCGAGCCCTGCGGCCCGGCCCTTCTTGCTCATCCGCACCCAGAGGCGTCCGGGAACCGAGCGCACCATGTAGCCCGGAAGCCTGTGCATGAGGTACTGGGCGTTTTCCAGGGAAAAGGGGTCGGGGATGTTTAGGGGGTCCACCGCGACCACTATAACCTGGGCGAAGGACGGGCGTTCGTCCTGCCTCATGGCGGAAACGTCCGGGCCGACCACCGTCACCCGTCCGTTTTCCACGAGGGACGGGTCGAAGGTGGTGAGGATCACCGCAAGGCTTGCCTGGCTGGGGTGGCCCAGCTCCACGAAAACGTCCTCGGACAGGATGACCTCCGGCCTGCCCTTGCCCTCTTCCGCGAAACCGAACCTTTTTACAAGCTCGCCCGGCGGAACGGACCTACGGCTGACGGAGTCGCCCTTGTGTTGCCCAAGCCACTCCTTAAGCCCCGCAATGAGGGGGGCCATGTCAGTGGGCGAGGCGTCAACAGGCTTTGGGGGGTTGTTTTCGGTCACGTTTTTTATAATGAGCGTTCGGATTATTGGGGGACCAGGGAAACGGAGACCTCAATTATCTCCCAAAAACTCCCGGTATTTGACTATTGTTTTCATCATAACCCAGAACGCTTGTTCGGTCAACGGATTCTTGCGTCATAATTTGGACTTGAACGGCAGCCTCGAAAATTTTTTTACGATAGTAAAAGTATGGAATCAAGTATTATTTTTTGACCGGCCCGTTTCTTTCCCGATTCGGCAAAAATCGCTCAAGACCCATTATATTGTGTGAATGATATAGATGACTTCCATGCAATGTATGCAGTCTGCGTGCGGGGGCGGTTCTCCCGGCCACGGTTTTTTCCGTTTCCCGCCCCGGAAGGCCGGGTTTGAAGCAGAAAAAAATTTTTCGGGCAAAGGGGATTTTTTGACGCGACGCGTCTTTCCGGGGGAGCGGCGCAGAGGCGTCCCCTCCGGCGGACTCCGGGATGGGGAGTCCACGCGGAAACACCGGGCATCCCGATACGATTCATTTGCGTCCGCCCCGGCTGACGCGGTTTGGCGCTTGACAAAAGCGCCCTCGTGATGAAATGATAGCGGATGTGTCGGTTTCAAATCCGGTCATTTCCCTTGCAAACAAACACAAACAAAAAGCCAAAAATTCCGGTACGGCGGCGTCTTGTCGGCCCCGGCCTTAGAGTTTGTCCGTAAATAAGGTTGTAATACCGGGATTGCGGATTCGCCCAACCAGCAAGGAGCGCAACAGCGCTGGGTGGGATGAAGCCGCAATCGAATGTAAAGATTATTTACGGACACGCTCTTAGTCAAAATGGCGGAAACATGCGGTTACCCCGTCTTTTTTTCACGCGTCAAAAAAATTTCAACGCGCCTCTTCCCGCTCTCGATAGGCCAGCGCCACAGGAAACGGACCGGAAAATCCTTCCGGCGAGCCTTGCCGCGCATGGCCTGAAAAAAACACCATTACGGAGCAAACCATGAAAAAACTGATTGCGCTTATCGTTGTACTGGCTTTTTTTGCCGCGCCCCTTGCGGCCTTTGCCGAAGACGAGATGGTCATCATGGAGGAGGGCAAGCTGCCCTACGAGCTGAACACCTGGATGGTCCGCACCATATGCGCCAACGGCTACGTCTTTTTCGTGAGCTACGTTCTGGCGCGCCAGTCGGGGGCCGGAATCCACGCCATGCAGGTGATGGAGGAAAAGAACGGCGTCTCTGTGCCCATGAAATGCGACGCCAAAAAATACAAGAAGATACCCGCAGTGCAGCCGCCCGCCGCTCCTGCAGCGACCCCCGGCGCGTCCAACTGACGCCGGTCGAGGCTTGAAATGCGCCCCTGCTGGAAATCCTGCAGGGGCGCAATCGGCCATATGCCGCAAGGGGTCTGATTCCCCTGCTCGTCCATGCAAGCCGGAAGCCTCGCCGGACGATCCCGGAAAAGGTTACATTCATGGCGGCGTCCCTCGATCTGTCGGTGGTGGTCCCGGTTTTCAACGAAGCCGACAACATTGACGGCCTTTACGGCCAGATCAAGCCGGTTCTGGAAAGCCTTGGGAAAACCAGCGAGATCATATTCATAAACGACGGCTCCACTGACGGATCGGGCCCGCGCCTGGACGCCCTGTGCGCGGACCCCTGCGTAAAGGTGATCCACTTCCGCCGCAACTTCGGCCAGTCCGCCGCCATGATGGCCGGTTTCGACCACGCCAAGGGCGAGGTGGTCATTTCCCTGGACGCCGACCTCCAGAACGACCCGGCGGACATCCCCCTGATCCTGGAAAAGCTCGACCAGGGCTACACCGTGGTTTCGGGCTGGCGCAAGGACCGCAAGGACAGGACCCTCACCCGCAAGGTTCCCAGTTTCGTGGCCAACAGGCTGATTTCGGCGCTTTCGGGGGTGCCCCTGCACGACTACGGCTGCACCCTGAAGGGCTACCGCCGCCAGTTCATCGAAAACCTGGGCATTTACGGCGAGATGCACCGTTTCCTGCCGGTTTACGCCAAGTGGCAGGGGGCGAAAATCGCGGAAATTCCGGTTTCCCACAGGCCCCGCGTGGCGGGAAAGTCCAAGTACGGCCTGGAGCGCACCTTCAAGGTTCTTTTGGACCTCCTTCTCATCAAGTTCTACGACGGCTACGCCCAAAAGCCCATGTACGCCTTTGGTTTCGTGGGCTTTTCCAGCTTTCTGGTCTCCCTGGCCTGTTTTTGCGCCATGATCTATTTCAAGTTCTGGGGCGGCAAGAGCTTCATCCAGACGCCCCTGCCGCTTCTGGCTGTCCAGTTTTTCCTCATCGGCATAATCTGCTTTCTTCTTGGAATCACCACCGACCTTGTAATGCGCACCTATTTCGAGTCCCAGAACCGGCGTCCCTACATGGTGAGCCATACCAGAAACATGGAAGGCCCATAGGGGATGTGCGGAATCTGCGGCTTTTCCGGCGAGAGGGACGACCGGGCCCTGTCGGCCATGATGGCCCGCATGTCCCACCGGGGGCCGGACGGGGAGGGCTCCCTTTTCGACCCTCTCCAAGGGGTGAGCCTGGGGCACAGGCGGCTTGCGGTCGTGGACATAGAAGGCGGAAGCCAGCCCATGACCACCGCCGACGGAAGCCTTTCGGTGGTCTTTAACGGCGAAATTTACAACCACGCAGTTCTCCGCAAAAGCCTCATCGACCTCGGACACCGATTTATTACCCACCACTCGGATACCGAGGTTCTGCTCCACGGTTACCGCCAGTGGGGGCTTCGCCTGCCCGAACGCCTGAACGGCCAGTGGGCCTTCGCCATCCTTGACCGTGACAACAGGCGGCTCTTCCTCAGCCGGGACCGTTTCGGGGAAAAGCCCCTTTTCTACCACGAGGCCCCCGGATTCTTCGCCTT contains:
- a CDS encoding glycosyltransferase family 2 protein, giving the protein MAASLDLSVVVPVFNEADNIDGLYGQIKPVLESLGKTSEIIFINDGSTDGSGPRLDALCADPCVKVIHFRRNFGQSAAMMAGFDHAKGEVVISLDADLQNDPADIPLILEKLDQGYTVVSGWRKDRKDRTLTRKVPSFVANRLISALSGVPLHDYGCTLKGYRRQFIENLGIYGEMHRFLPVYAKWQGAKIAEIPVSHRPRVAGKSKYGLERTFKVLLDLLLIKFYDGYAQKPMYAFGFVGFSSFLVSLACFCAMIYFKFWGGKSFIQTPLPLLAVQFFLIGIICFLLGITTDLVMRTYFESQNRRPYMVSHTRNMEGP
- a CDS encoding activase, which produces MPKYFAGCDLGSTTGKAVILNASGKVVASALIRSKIDPIETGREVLEMAAGQVEGLDVRDISYLVGTGYGRNEVPFANENVSEITCHAVGAHYMDPGVRTIVDIGGQDVKAIALNDDGSVLEFAMNDKCAAGTGRFYEAVVRTFDVTLDQFSELSLKAKKVVPVTSQCTVFAESELVSLLYKRHPPADIAAGVQLSVAKRVFTLARRVGIRPKVTVTGGCSKNKGLVKALEKVLRVDIVNLGMDPQFMGALGAAVIALRKQGN
- a CDS encoding AAA family ATPase — translated: MAEEKPIISVCGKGGVGKTAFCAMLGRALLDLEVKPLLLIDADPAGGLVSATGQTVKTTLAGAREAMIRAARSGDPKQKESLARDLDYLVMEALLERDGYALLAMGRMDEKGCFCPANTLLREAIDLLVTPFSFVLIDAEAGLEQISRQVTRRVTKVIAVSDGSSRSRDTINIILQMVGPEKLAVAVNRAPDAQGLDLPENVEILGLIPEDGEVRDFDRRGRPLWELPPDNPALEAARKIALKLAP
- a CDS encoding 2-hydroxyacyl-CoA dehydratase, whose protein sequence is MKQPVSLPRLINDIVDSPISPLVDKAQEADRKAIAYTCSFVPEPLLNVEGLFGVRVRAPGVSGTPMADTYLSNVICSTVRSILEFVLEGTFSSINGWVFTASCDHMRRLYDNLDYLEHPDFIHILDVPHKRSEAAVQWMREELSMLAEKLADKFNVVTDDAALSRAIDAHNEYLALMRDISDLRKRDHPPLTGAMFQALIAAASSSPTDLIIPHLRVFYETARNAPGIDDYRARLLMAGSHCDDPHYIRVIESTGALVVGDRTCTGSIPALAPIDDEGDPLTVLARRSLSNISCPRMMEEFDTRVEEIIAAAKEFRVDGVVLETMKFCDTWGVEASPMINALRKAKIPVLRLEREYSLGSEGQLQTRVQAFMESMGK
- a CDS encoding 2-hydroxyacyl-CoA dehydratase, yielding MSIYDLKGARVSPMEQARTLYYKAEAYGHIANMGLRVGPLTMLGHLRSKPWLKVLLDCGTLFDMSTKGREGLYRQASAMALSRVVKAITETLEGVFTRPEYTVMHEDLVPPEIIYAMGLNPWMAELLGIMGPLIRSDFAERYIDVSENAGTPPDICSLPKATMGLALKGEMPRPAAILTSNMPCDGGMSCYTVLERELNVPTFRLDVPYNFYDERSTKYFADELFRAVKWLEANTPGRMDWDRLKEICDERNRSVEYQMELWDLIREKPAPLAGEALYLGHMIFMVAMPGRPACTEYMKTMVDMAKRIRAEGGALHNERFRAALWNPPTLVYPELIAWAEQRYGVVTLMDMISYNRHPYIDTKSPQTIMEGLSRIIMQGPMARHTRGPQTNFFTDLFDLYERFNLDMIWMAGHMGCKNTMALNGMFREKCRERGIPLLIIQYDLSDTRVVSPAEIRKQAEGFMETVIKAEPSK